ACGCGCCCAGCGATCCAGCTCAGGTCGGCCGCGGTCCGAGCCGGCGAAGCCGAGGGCTGCATCACGTGGCTGAGCACCACCCGCACGATCACCTCGATGCCCGTGGCCAGCCGCACCGGGTCCAGCGCGACGTCGTACTCGGCGACACGCTCGGCCACTACCGTCTGCGCAGTCTGGAGCAAGGTCGCGGAGTGCGTGGTGAGCAGCGGCAGCAGCTCGGTGTCGGTGCCGTGGGTCGCGGAGACGATGGCGCGCAGCAGTGCGTTGTCCTGGGCCAGCACCAGCACGTCGTGGCAGGCGCCCTCCACGGCGGCGACCAGGTCGTCGGGCGAGCGGTCGAAGGCGCGGGTGACGGCGTCGAGGAAGCGGGTCAGCTCGGCCGAGATCACCGCCTCGGCGAGCTCCTGCTTGGTGCCGACCTGGTCATAGACGGTCTGGCGGCTCACCCCCACCTCGCGGGCGAGCCGGGCCATCGTCACGTGCGACCAGCCGTGGGCTGTGGTCAGCTCGACCGCGCTCGCCACCAGGCGCTGCCGGAGCGTCGGTGCTGCCGTCGGGGAGGTCACCCGGGTGAGTCTAGGAACCGCGCATGAAAACGCCTGGGGACCGGCGCGCCGCTCGACACCGCCTCCGCCGGGTCCACCGGCACGAAGTCGACCTTGTCCCGGACCCCACAGTCCGGGCAGCTCCAGCCGGCGGGCACGTCGGCCCAGGCCGTGCCGGCCGCAAAGCCCTCGTGCTCGTCGCCGGCCGCCACCTCGTAGGTGTAGCCGCACCCGGGGCAGCGTGCGGCCAGCACCTCGGCGCCCTGCTTGCCGTCGCCGCTCCACGCGAGGTCGGCGCCCGGGCGAGCACTGGTCGGGCGAACCTCCGGCACGGCGTAGCGGCGTAGGTAGGCGTCGCGGCGCCGAGGGCTCAGGTTTGCCCGGGTCACGTCGCCGTCGAAGTGGGCCAGCACCCGGGGGTCCATCACCCGTCGCCACACCGGCGGGAACGCGGCCAGCAGGATCATCCCGGCATATCCGGTGGGCAGCACCGGCGACTCCGCGAAGTCACGCAGCGAATGGGAGCGCCGGGTCGGGTTGGCGTGGTGGTCGCTGTGCCGCTGCAGGTGGTAGAGCAGCACGTTGGTGGCGATGTTGTTGGAGTTCCAGCTGTGGCTCGGGTCGACGCGCTCGTAGCGCTCCCGCTCCCCCACGCCGACCTTCTGCCGCAGCATCCCGTAGTGCTCCATGTAGTTGACGACCTCGAGCAGGCTCAGCCCCACCAAGGCCTGGAGCACCAGGTAGGGCAGCACGCCTGGCCCGAGCCAGAGCATCAGGGCGCCCCACAGCACCGCGGTCATCAGCCAGGCGTTCAGCACGTCGTTGCCGAGCCGCCACGGGTGCTGGCTGCGACGCGCGTAGCGGCGCTTCTCCAGCCGCCACGCCGAGCGCAGCGAGCCCAGCACCGTCCGCGGCCAGAACTCGTAGAAGCTCTCCCCCAGCCGACTGCTCGCCGGGTCCTCAGGTGTCGCCACCCGGACGTGGTGGCCACGGTTGTGCTCGATGTAGAAGTGGCCGTAAGCGACCTGGGCCAGTGCGATCTTGGAGAGCCAGCGCTCGTGCGACTCCTTCTTGTGGCCCAGCTCGTGGGCAGTGTTGATGCCGATCCCGCCGATGCAGCCGATCGAGATGCTCAGGGCGACCTTGTCGACCGGCCCGAGCTCAGGCGTCCAGCCCAAGGGGTCCCCGCGCATCACCAGGTACATCGCGCCGACGAAGCCGACGTACTGCAGGGGCAGGAAGAGGTAGGTGATCCAGCGGTAGTAGCGGTCGGCCTCCAGCGCCTCGATGACGTCGTCGGGCGGGTTGGCGCGATCGAGCCCGACCACCAGGTCGATGGTGGGCACGATCACCAGGATCACGATCGGTCCCAGCCACAGCCACACACCCCAGCCGGTCAGTCCGTACATCCCGTAGCCGAGGAAGGCCAGCGACGGCACGACGAGCCCGATCAGCCAGAGCCGACGCTTGCGGTCACGCCAACCGGTGGTGGACTCGGGCGAGACGGTGCTGTGGGGGATCCGGTCCGGGGCCATCGAATCTCCTGTGCGCAGCCGAGGTTTGACAAAAAGATAGGGTTTGTCAACCGATGTGGCAAGGGTCACAGCGTTGCCAAGCCGACCTCAGACTGCCAGCGTGCTGGTCATGCTGAGACTCGGAGCGGTCGTGCTGCAGGTGTCCGCCATCGAACGCGCTGGCGCGTTCTGGTCCGAGGCGCTCGCCTTCGACCGGGCCCCGTGGGATCCCGCGTTCATCGTGCCGCAGGACACGGCGCCGGGCACTTGGCACCACGCTCAGCACCTGTACGCCACGGCGTCGCCGTCGAAGCTCCACAAAAACGGCCCCTCGACGATCGCCGCCTCACCGTCCCACGTCAGGTCGGCGGTGCCGTAGGCGAACGGTGTGTCCCCGTCGTCGGTCTTGTACTCCCCCACCCGACGGGCGAGACCCGTCGTCCCGCGGAGCAGGTAGACGGCACCGCCCCCGGACATGAACCAGGCGTGCTCCGCCGCCACGACCCGACAACCCTGCGGCGAAGCGGCGGGGTGCAGAGAGTAGGTGGTGAACACGGCGGCCGAGGCGGTGCTGAGCAGTCCCGCGCCCAGCCCCAGCACGGTGACGAGCAAGGTCCCCCGCGGGGCGCTCGGGGCGTCCCTGCGACGAGCGAGGCGGCGGGTCACCAGGGCGGCGACGGCCAGGAGCACCGCCAGCCCCGAGAGCGGGATGACGACCCCCTGCACGACCAGGAGGAACCCGAACTGAGGCAGCAGGAGGCACCCCAGACTGCAGCACGCGAGGACGAGCTCCCGCGATCTCCACGATCGGTCCTGGTCGGCGCGTGTCTCGGTCTCCCCCATGACGGGAGCATTCCATGCGCACGCCCGGCCGGCTCCTGTCACGGGCGACGATGGGACGGCCTGCCTGGGGACGGCGGTCCGGCGACGGCGTTCACTCCGACGGGCTCGCGCGCGAGAGCCGCACCTCCTCGATGTCGAGCCGTGCCTGCACCCGGCGCAGCACGATGTCGTCGATCCGCCGCTCGTCGCGCAGCGCCAGCAGCGCCTCCCGGCGCCGCGCGAGAAGGGCGAGCGACAGGCTCGTGTGCTGGTCGTCGTGCCGCACCAGCGGGTGGCCCTCGGCCCCGGCGGCGCCGAGCAGCCGGCGCTGGACGTCGAGCTCGCGGCGTACCCGCTCGACCACCTTCTCGGCGGTGCCGAGCTCGAGGGCGGTGGCCTCGAGGGCCTCGATCGCCGCGTCGAGGGTGGAGACCTCCGCGAGCTGGATCTCCTCGGCGACCGAGTCGTCGCGAGGCAGGCGCGCGAACCGCACCACCGACGGGAGCAGCAGCGACTGCAGCAGGGTCAGCACGATCACGCCGCAGGCGACGACCACGATCAGGTCGCGCTCGGGGAACGGCGCGCCCGACTCCAACGTGCGCGGCACCGCGAGCACCGCTGCCAACGAGACCGCGCCGCGGAAGCCCGCGACAGCGGTGACCGTCCGCTGGCGTGCCCCGACCCGCCGGGCGCGCTGCGCGGGCCGGCGGTCGACGAGTCGGACGACGTACGGCGTGGTGTAGGTCCACACCCACCGCACGCCGATCACCACAGCGGCCACCACGACCGTGTAGACCAGGGCTTCGCGCACCGACGTGCTGGAGAGGCTGCGGAACGCCGACTGCGCCGAGAGCCCGATCAGCACGAACAGCGAGCTGCTCAGCACCGTGGTGGAGAGCGTCCAGAACGGCTCGACGAGGTGCCGGGTGGCCGCGTTCGTGATCCGGGGAGCTACCTGGCTCATGAACAGTCCGCACGCCACGACGGCCAGCACCCCGGACGCGCCGATC
The window above is part of the Nocardioides campestrisoli genome. Proteins encoded here:
- a CDS encoding TetR family transcriptional regulator, translated to MTSPTAAPTLRQRLVASAVELTTAHGWSHVTMARLAREVGVSRQTVYDQVGTKQELAEAVISAELTRFLDAVTRAFDRSPDDLVAAVEGACHDVLVLAQDNALLRAIVSATHGTDTELLPLLTTHSATLLQTAQTVVAERVAEYDVALDPVRLATGIEVIVRVVLSHVMQPSASPARTAADLSWIAGRVLAAQ
- a CDS encoding fatty acid desaturase — protein: MAPDRIPHSTVSPESTTGWRDRKRRLWLIGLVVPSLAFLGYGMYGLTGWGVWLWLGPIVILVIVPTIDLVVGLDRANPPDDVIEALEADRYYRWITYLFLPLQYVGFVGAMYLVMRGDPLGWTPELGPVDKVALSISIGCIGGIGINTAHELGHKKESHERWLSKIALAQVAYGHFYIEHNRGHHVRVATPEDPASSRLGESFYEFWPRTVLGSLRSAWRLEKRRYARRSQHPWRLGNDVLNAWLMTAVLWGALMLWLGPGVLPYLVLQALVGLSLLEVVNYMEHYGMLRQKVGVGERERYERVDPSHSWNSNNIATNVLLYHLQRHSDHHANPTRRSHSLRDFAESPVLPTGYAGMILLAAFPPVWRRVMDPRVLAHFDGDVTRANLSPRRRDAYLRRYAVPEVRPTSARPGADLAWSGDGKQGAEVLAARCPGCGYTYEVAAGDEHEGFAAGTAWADVPAGWSCPDCGVRDKVDFVPVDPAEAVSSGAPVPRRFHARFLDSPG
- a CDS encoding Na+/H+ antiporter encodes the protein MLGLEMVVVLGVALVACGSLARRYPIAPAVLLVLVGVLVGFVPRLREAHLPPEAVLLLFLPALLYWESLTTSLREIRSNLRVVILSSTALVLATAAAVAWAAHALGMAWGPAWVLGAALAPTDATAVGVLARDLPRRTVTVLRAESLVNDGTALVLYGLAVGVTVGEETLAGWHVTWLLVLSYCGGVLAGGLVGLLSWRVRRWLDDPMLEGITMLVTPFAAFLAAEAIGASGVLAVVACGLFMSQVAPRITNAATRHLVEPFWTLSTTVLSSSLFVLIGLSAQSAFRSLSSTSVREALVYTVVVAAVVIGVRWVWTYTTPYVVRLVDRRPAQRARRVGARQRTVTAVAGFRGAVSLAAVLAVPRTLESGAPFPERDLIVVVACGVIVLTLLQSLLLPSVVRFARLPRDDSVAEEIQLAEVSTLDAAIEALEATALELGTAEKVVERVRRELDVQRRLLGAAGAEGHPLVRHDDQHTSLSLALLARRREALLALRDERRIDDIVLRRVQARLDIEEVRLSRASPSE